A region of the Litchfieldia alkalitelluris genome:
TATGGCGAATGAAAAGAAGATTCTCGCAAAAGCTTGGGATAATCGTTATGGCTGTGGCCTATCAATTGAACTGTTAAAAGAGTTAAAAGATGAAAAGACTCCAAATATCCTTTATTCGGGTGCGACGGTTCAAGAAGAAGTGGGTCTTAGAGGTGCTCAAACAGCAGCAAATATGATTAAGCCTGATATCTTTTTTGCACTAGATGCAAGTCCAGCTAATGATATGACTGGTGACAAAAGTACCTTTGGGAAACTTGGCAAGGGTGCATTGCTTCGTATATTCGATCGTTCAATGGTTACACATCGTGGTATTCGTGAATTTATTTTAGATACAGCTGAATCTAATCAAATTCCATATCAATATTTCATTTCTCCAGGTGGTACTGATGCCGGTCGTGTTCATGTTTCAAATGAGGGTGTTCCTTCAGGTGTCATTGGGATCTGCTCACGCTATATCCACACAGCTGCTTCAATTGTCCACGTGGATGATTACGCAGCGGCAAAAGAGCTTCTTGTAAAACTTGTGAAGTCTTCCGACCGTGCTACAGTCGAATCGATTCGTAACAACAGCTAAGATTAGTTTTTTCAATAAATTTTATTAACAACCCATATGTTAGAGTAAGTTATATCAAACAAAAGTTGCCCAACAGATGCCAAAAGGCATACTCGAGGGCACTTTTTAATGAATATCAAATATAAAACTTTGCGGGCCGTACTTGAAGCTTGTACAAAGCTGTTCCTGGTTAAGACAACTTTAACGTTCCTGGAACCTGAAGCAGTCTGAAGTTGGGGAGGGGTCAGACAGCTTTTCCGTCCTAGCACCTAAAGTTGTCCCAAGGTGGCCTGAGTTCAGACAGCTTTTCCGTCTGAGCACCGAAAGCTGTCCGAAGTAGGTCTGGGTTCAGACAGCTTTAACGTCCAAGCACCGAAAGCTGTCCGAATGTGGACCGGGTTCAGACAGCTTTTCCGTCTGAGCACCGAAAGCTGTCCGAAGTTGGTCTAGGTTCAGACAGCTTTTCCGTCCGAGCACCGAAAGCTGTCCGAAGTTGGTCTAGGTTCAGACAGCTTTTCCGTCCGAGCGCGGAAAGCTGTCCGAAGTAGGTCTGGGTTCAGACAGTTTTTCCGCCCGAGCACGGAAAGCTGTCCGAAGTTGCCCCGGGTTCAGACAGCTTCAACGCCCGAGCGCGGAAAGCTGTCCGAAGTTGCCCCGGGTTCAGACAGCTTCAACGCCCGAGCACGGAAAGCTGTCCGAAGTTGCCCCGGGTTCAGACAGCTTCAACGCCCGAGCACGGAAAGCTGTCCGAAGTTGCCCCGGGTTCAGACAACTTTTCAGTCCGAGCGCGGAAAGCTGTCCGAAGTTGCCCACATTTCGTACAACATTCACAGCATGGCAGCTTCCAAAGCTTTCTGACTCTCAATACCCGTGTAGCATTTATATGGTAAAGAGAATGGTTCACAGGAATTGAACCCCTCCACACAGGATTTTATGGGTTATACTTTTTCTAAAGGAAGGAAAAACGACAATGAACATTTCAATTGGAACCAAAAACCCGACAAAAGTTAATGCTATTAAAAGTGCTTTTGCAGAAATAGGGACAAATTTTAATGCCTATGATGTTTCTTCAGGGGTGTCTCCACAACCCTTTTCAGACGAAGAAACCATTCAAGGTGCAATTAATCGGGCACACAACGCATTAGAGATGGGACAAACCGAAATTGGTATTGGACTTGAAGGTGGTGTCGTAGAAACTAAATTTGGCTTGTTCCTATGTAATTGGGGAGCCTTAATTGACGAAGCTAATTCACCGATTATAGCAGGAGGAGCACGAATTCTTCTTCCTCAAGAATTTACAGCCAAGCTTAAGTCAGGAATGGAACTGGCAGAAGTGATGGATGAGTTTACTTCTCAGCATGATATTCGAAAGAAAGAAGGAGCAATTGGAATATTTACAGATGGCCGTATTAACCGTACTGATATGTTTGCTCATGTTTCGACTTTGTTAATGGGGCAGTATATGTATAAGAAGAAGTAATCCCCACACTATGCTAATAATGAATAAAAAAATATTTGATCACTTCATTTAGACTTTCATGCTAGTCAATTTTTGCGTCATGAAATATGAAAAATGGCTTTTATAGTGTGGAATGAGCGGAGAGATACTTGATTCCTGGGGATCCGGTGCTCTCGTGAGGACCCCGCAGGAGCCCCTGGTGACGAGGAGGCTCCGCGGTATCCCGCAAGTGATTGCAGATTCATGGAACTCTCCAACCTTCGTTATTTTCAGGGGATAGAACACCTTACATTTAATCGAATAGAAAAAAACATTGAAGAACAACAAGTTGACCTCAGGTGCTTTTTTCTCCTTATTCAAATACGTATGATAATACGTGTACTGCTTGTTCTATTGTTTCAACAGTAACATTCGCTTTATTTGATAACTCCTTTAAAGGGTGATGTAATTTCTCAGGTCTTATGATAATAAGGGGTTTGTCTAAAGCTATAGCTGTGCTTGCATCCATTGCGGTGTTCCATTGCTTGTACTTTTCCCCAAATAAAGCAATAACAATGTCTGCCTTGTTAAGCAATACTTTTGTACGGAAGTTATTCATATCAGAGGCTGCCGAATCTTTAAATATGGGATTGGGCATAGTCCCTAGAATTTCTTCACCGATGTTATCAGAGCGGTCATGATCCTCCATAGGCCCAACAAATGTTACGGGCAGGGATAAATTATTTGAAAGTACCTTTACTTCCTCACGCCAGTTTGAATGAATTTCTCCAGCTAGATAAATAGTTAGATTCATAAACATCCTCCTTTTTCTATAATCCAATTGTACCATTCCTATCCATAATTTTCATAAATTCTGTATTTCTTGTGAAAATCTTAGTAAACGCTTGCCAAATCAGAATTATTACGGTTATTATTAATATAGCTTTGTTGCAAAAAACGTCGTAAATCGACAGGGGAGTAAGTGAGAATATGGTGAAAAAAGGTATTATTACCTATCTTTTATTTTTAGTACTATTGTCAGGGTGCTCTTCTTCTGTTGAAGATGTTGTCAAAGACACTCAAACTGTAACTGAACAAACCTTTCAAGCTGATCCAATAAAACCGAATCAAACTGAGGACATATTTGCATTTTATTTACCAGAAGAGATGACGGTTGAGAGTGCAGAAGACAATAATGTGATCTTACAAAAAAAAGAACAGCTTTATATTTTGTTTGTTAATCCTAATGAAGATCAAAGCAGTGATGTTCTATATCAATCAACAATTGAGGCCACTGAACAGGATATTATACTAAATGAAACATATACAGACGATAGTCGTTTCGGTTATATTAAGGTAGAAGAAGTAGAAGACAACAGCTATCAATTATCAGTAGGTATTGGTGGAGTAAAGCTAACAACTGTTACTGATTTAAAGAATGTAAAAGGTGACGCTGAACAGATGATGCAAATCGTTTCGTCAGTTAGCTACTAAATAAATATATAGCGCAACCGAGAATATTCACTAATTGATTAGTACGTGATATCGGGATGCGCTTTTTTAGTACAAAAAAAAATCAAGTACATAAAACAAGCTTTTTTTATAATTTCCCATTATTATATAGTTGATTGTCTATAATAAATGATAATAGATAAGGCTGTTTATAAAACATCTACATAAATGTAAGTAGAGAAATAGAGCCTTACATAAAGTTGCTGAAAGTAGGGATTACTTTGCGTTCTTTTTTAAGTAGAAAAGGGATTACTTTATCCCCAAAGGTTTATTTTATCGAAGCTTTAAGTTTTATGGCATTAGGTCTATTTTCGTCCTTAATTATTGGTTTAATTATTAAAACCGTAGGAGAGCAGCTAAACAATATCTTTGGAACTGAAATGACGTTCTTAATTGATATGGGGAGCCTTGCAATGGGGTTGCTTGGCCCAGCAATTGGGGCTGCCGTTGCGTATGGTTTGAAAGCTCCTCCACTTGTTTTGTTTTCTGCGATTATTAGTGGAGCAGCTGGCGCTCAATTAGGAGGACCTGCAGGAAGCTATATTGCTGCTCTTATTTCAACAGAAATAGGTAAAGCGGTTAGTAAGGAAACAAAGGTTGACATTATTGTCACTCCTTTTGTTACCATTTTTGTTGGTTTTTTAACTGCTACGACAATTGGTCCATCTATCAACTTTGTCATGCAAAGTTTTGGAGAGCTAATTATGTGGTCTACTGAACAACGTCCTTTTGTAATGGGGATCCTTGTTGCTGTATTAATGGGATGGGCTCTAACAGCCCCTATTTCAAGTGCTGCGATTGCACTAATGTTAGATTTACACGGTATTGCAGCCGGAGCAGCGACAATCGGATGTGCCGCACAGATGATTGGCTTTGCTACTAGTAGTTATCGTGAAAATGGGATAGGCGGCTTTATTGCCCAAGGTGTTGGTACTTCAATGCTCCAAGTTGCAAACATAATTAAGAATCCATTAATTATCATCCCGCCAACTGTTGCGGGGATTATCCTAGCCCCGTTTAGTACAGTAGTCTTTGAACTGACGAATATTGCAGCTGGAGCTGGTATGGGGACAAGTGGATTTGTAGGGCAAATTATGACCTTCACCAGTAACGGCTTTTCGATGGATATTCTTTGGAAAGTCCTTTTGTTGCATATTATTGGCCCTGCAGTGATAAGTTTGTTATTATCCGA
Encoded here:
- a CDS encoding M42 family metallopeptidase codes for the protein MNKDTLELFKTLTELPGVPGNEHQVRSFMRSQLQQYSDEVIQDGLGSIFGVKRGDENGPTVMVAGHMDEVGFMVTSITDQGLIRFQTLGGWWSQVLLAQRVQIITDNGPIIGVISSIPPHLLEDAQRNKPMEIKNMMIDIGADDREDVKRIGIKPGQQIVPVCPFTPMANEKKILAKAWDNRYGCGLSIELLKELKDEKTPNILYSGATVQEEVGLRGAQTAANMIKPDIFFALDASPANDMTGDKSTFGKLGKGALLRIFDRSMVTHRGIREFILDTAESNQIPYQYFISPGGTDAGRVHVSNEGVPSGVIGICSRYIHTAASIVHVDDYAAAKELLVKLVKSSDRATVESIRNNS
- a CDS encoding DUF84 family protein, whose product is MNISIGTKNPTKVNAIKSAFAEIGTNFNAYDVSSGVSPQPFSDEETIQGAINRAHNALEMGQTEIGIGLEGGVVETKFGLFLCNWGALIDEANSPIIAGGARILLPQEFTAKLKSGMELAEVMDEFTSQHDIRKKEGAIGIFTDGRINRTDMFAHVSTLLMGQYMYKKK
- a CDS encoding YtoQ family protein, with protein sequence MNLTIYLAGEIHSNWREEVKVLSNNLSLPVTFVGPMEDHDRSDNIGEEILGTMPNPIFKDSAASDMNNFRTKVLLNKADIVIALFGEKYKQWNTAMDASTAIALDKPLIIIRPEKLHHPLKELSNKANVTVETIEQAVHVLSYVFE
- a CDS encoding PTS transporter subunit IIC — translated: MRSFLSRKGITLSPKVYFIEALSFMALGLFSSLIIGLIIKTVGEQLNNIFGTEMTFLIDMGSLAMGLLGPAIGAAVAYGLKAPPLVLFSAIISGAAGAQLGGPAGSYIAALISTEIGKAVSKETKVDIIVTPFVTIFVGFLTATTIGPSINFVMQSFGELIMWSTEQRPFVMGILVAVLMGWALTAPISSAAIALMLDLHGIAAGAATIGCAAQMIGFATSSYRENGIGGFIAQGVGTSMLQVANIIKNPLIIIPPTVAGIILAPFSTVVFELTNIAAGAGMGTSGFVGQIMTFTSNGFSMDILWKVLLLHIIGPAVISLLLSEWMRKKGWIKLGDMKIETGG